Proteins encoded in a region of the Chryseobacterium piperi genome:
- a CDS encoding alpha/beta fold hydrolase, translated as MKTELKHIKLFYQTNSGKEYHIPLSYQIFGKDLFTSPIILINHALTGNSNVSGENGWWQQLVGENGVIDINAFTVLCFNIPGNGYDDFLIDEYEDFTPSDIANIFLKGLESLHIERLHAIIGGSLGGGIGWEMLIKKPSLAEVFIPIACDFKTHDWLHAQCLIQKFLLNGNDEPLQKARIHAMLCYRTPQSLNDRFQNKYNSEKQKLESEDWLTYHGKALNERFSLESYKLMNHLLMNISGEEKELGKIKARMHLISVDTDLFFPASEIRMCFEKLRESKEDIFYHEIKSIHGHDAFLMEYKQLNNIIKNIL; from the coding sequence TTGAAAACAGAACTAAAACATATTAAACTTTTTTATCAAACGAATTCCGGAAAGGAATATCATATCCCATTGAGCTATCAGATCTTTGGGAAAGACCTGTTTACGAGCCCCATTATTTTAATTAATCATGCCTTAACCGGAAACTCTAATGTTTCAGGAGAAAATGGCTGGTGGCAACAATTGGTTGGCGAAAATGGGGTGATTGATATTAATGCCTTTACTGTTTTATGTTTCAATATCCCCGGAAACGGATATGATGACTTTTTAATTGATGAATATGAGGATTTTACTCCCTCAGATATTGCCAATATATTTTTAAAAGGACTTGAAAGCCTTCATATTGAACGCTTACATGCGATTATCGGAGGCTCTCTTGGAGGAGGAATAGGATGGGAGATGCTGATTAAAAAGCCTTCACTCGCCGAGGTGTTCATTCCTATTGCCTGTGATTTTAAAACCCATGACTGGCTGCATGCACAATGTCTTATTCAGAAATTTTTGCTCAACGGAAATGATGAACCTTTACAAAAAGCAAGGATACATGCCATGTTATGCTATAGAACACCTCAGTCCTTAAACGACAGATTTCAAAATAAATATAATTCGGAAAAACAAAAGCTTGAATCGGAAGATTGGTTAACCTATCATGGTAAAGCCCTTAATGAAAGATTTAGTTTAGAGTCTTATAAGTTAATGAATCATTTGCTGATGAACATTAGCGGAGAAGAAAAAGAACTGGGAAAAATTAAAGCACGAATGCACTTGATCTCCGTTGATACAGATTTATTCTTCCCGGCTTCTGAAATACGAATGTGTTTTGAAAAATTACGGGAGAGCAAAGAAGATATCTTCTATCACGAGATCAAATCAATTCATGGGCACGATGCCTTTCTAATGGAATATAAACAATTAAATAACATCATTAAAAACATTTTATGA
- a CDS encoding O-succinylhomoserine sulfhydrylase produces MENFETYAIRTQTERTQFDEHSTPLYLTSSFIFQDAEDMRASFAEEKPKNLYSRFSNPNVTEFTDKIVKMEGAEAGYAFATGMAAIYSTFATLLNAGDHIVSCQSVFGSTHTLFTKYFPKWNIETTYFKAEDAENVEKLIQPNTKILYLETPTNPAIEILDLEFFGNIAKKHNLIFIVDNCFATPYLQQPIKYGADVVVHSATKLIDGQGRVLGGVAVGREDLIREIYLFARNTGPAMSPFNAWVLSKSLETLAIRVEKHCENALKVAEFLESHPNVDLVKYPFLPSHPSYEVAKKQMKLGGNIVAFEIKGGIEGGRNFLDKIKMCSLSANLGDTRTIVTHPASTTHSKLTDDERNEVGITAGLVRCSVGLENVEDVIADLKQALD; encoded by the coding sequence ATGGAAAATTTTGAAACCTATGCTATAAGAACCCAGACTGAGAGAACCCAGTTTGATGAGCATTCAACTCCCTTGTATCTGACATCCAGCTTTATTTTTCAGGATGCTGAAGATATGAGAGCTAGCTTTGCGGAAGAGAAGCCTAAGAATTTGTACAGCAGGTTCTCTAACCCAAATGTTACGGAATTCACGGATAAGATTGTAAAAATGGAAGGAGCAGAAGCAGGATATGCTTTTGCAACCGGAATGGCAGCGATTTACTCTACGTTTGCAACCTTATTAAATGCAGGAGATCATATTGTGAGCTGTCAGTCGGTTTTTGGATCTACCCATACTTTATTTACGAAGTATTTTCCTAAATGGAATATTGAGACTACTTATTTTAAAGCTGAAGATGCTGAAAACGTAGAAAAACTCATTCAGCCTAATACCAAAATTCTATATCTGGAAACTCCGACAAATCCTGCGATCGAAATTTTAGATCTGGAATTTTTTGGGAATATTGCTAAAAAACATAATCTTATCTTTATTGTAGATAATTGCTTTGCAACACCTTATCTTCAGCAGCCTATTAAATATGGAGCGGATGTTGTGGTGCATTCCGCAACAAAGTTAATTGATGGTCAGGGAAGAGTTTTAGGAGGTGTGGCAGTAGGAAGAGAAGATCTGATCAGAGAAATTTATCTTTTTGCCAGAAATACCGGACCGGCAATGTCTCCTTTTAATGCGTGGGTACTATCAAAAAGTCTGGAGACTTTGGCGATACGAGTAGAAAAGCACTGTGAAAATGCTCTAAAGGTTGCTGAATTTTTGGAAAGCCATCCTAATGTAGACTTAGTCAAATATCCTTTTTTACCTTCTCATCCAAGCTATGAGGTAGCTAAAAAACAAATGAAACTAGGAGGGAATATTGTAGCCTTTGAAATAAAAGGAGGAATAGAAGGAGGCAGAAATTTTTTAGATAAAATAAAAATGTGTTCTCTTTCTGCAAACCTTGGAGATACCAGAACTATTGTGACCCATCCGGCTTCTACAACGCATTCAAAACTGACTGATGACGAAAGAAATGAAGTGGGAATTACTGCAGGTCTTGTTCGTTGTTCCGTAGGGTTGGAAAACGTCGAAGATGTCATTGCCGATCTGAAGCAGGCTTTGGATTGA
- a CDS encoding homocysteine S-methyltransferase family protein: MKSLEQLHKALQKRILVLDGAMGTMLQRYKFEEEDYRGERFKDYPHLVKGNNDLLSLTQPQAIEEVHKKYLEAGADIIETNTFSGTTIAMADYHMEDLVYELNYESARIARKACDEFTAKNPDKPRFVAGSIGPTNRTASLSPDVNDPGYRAITFDELRIAYKQQSEALLDGGSDILLVETIFDTLNAKAALFAIDEIQDERGIKIPIMVSGTITDASGRTLSGQTAEAFLISVSHLNLLSVGFNCALGANQLTPYLETLAHNSNFYVSAYPNAGLPNAFGKYDETPEFMAEQIREYVEKGLINIIGGCCGTTPDHINAIADLVDKYEPRKLREFV, translated from the coding sequence ATGAAAAGTTTAGAACAATTACATAAAGCACTTCAGAAAAGAATTTTAGTTCTTGACGGAGCAATGGGAACAATGCTTCAGCGATATAAGTTTGAAGAAGAGGATTACCGTGGTGAACGTTTCAAAGATTATCCTCATTTGGTAAAAGGAAATAATGATTTACTTTCCCTGACCCAGCCACAGGCTATTGAAGAAGTTCATAAAAAATACCTTGAAGCAGGGGCGGATATTATTGAAACGAATACATTTTCCGGGACGACAATAGCTATGGCAGATTACCATATGGAGGATTTGGTCTATGAGCTGAACTATGAATCTGCAAGAATTGCGAGAAAAGCATGTGATGAATTCACAGCAAAAAATCCTGATAAACCAAGGTTTGTAGCAGGATCTATTGGTCCTACGAACAGAACAGCCAGCCTGAGTCCGGATGTTAATGATCCGGGATACCGTGCGATTACTTTTGATGAGTTAAGAATTGCTTATAAGCAACAATCGGAGGCTCTTTTAGATGGAGGTTCAGATATTTTGCTGGTGGAAACTATCTTCGATACCTTGAACGCAAAAGCTGCTTTATTTGCGATTGATGAAATTCAGGATGAGAGAGGAATTAAAATACCAATAATGGTGTCAGGAACGATTACGGATGCCTCAGGAAGAACGTTAAGCGGACAAACCGCAGAAGCTTTTTTAATTTCAGTTTCACACCTGAACTTATTGAGCGTAGGTTTCAATTGCGCTTTAGGAGCTAATCAATTGACGCCGTATTTGGAAACGCTTGCTCATAATTCGAATTTTTATGTTTCAGCTTATCCGAATGCAGGATTACCGAATGCGTTTGGTAAATACGATGAAACTCCTGAATTTATGGCGGAACAAATAAGGGAATATGTAGAAAAAGGATTGATCAATATTATTGGTGGATGTTGCGGAACAACCCCTGATCATATCAATGCCATCGCTGATCTGGTAGACAAGTATGAGCCAAGAAAATTGAGAGAATTTGTATGA
- a CDS encoding ACT domain-containing protein produces MKNANEIKFLKNRSIIKFEGEDFLGEIGIDGRIFKALTLARISVGVISQQAIENGLSILVHENDSEKAVNCLIDEFEAERKSGKVSQIYSINNVSVLGFVAEDLNKVLTELARNNVFPLLLNQIASEKRVNIVVTSSQDEKTKNIIESEISKKPKTVHLAIIGHGNVGKTLIDQVLESSEEIKRRKKIDLKVVAVANSRKIAFNKKGFDNNWNDEVSVAEHPSNVEELISFSKENQLENLIVVDNTASKDFVKNYHALAENGFDLVSSNKIFNTLPIEEYRKLRYTLNKNNRRYLYETNVGAGLPLIDTIKLLHLSGENITRIKGVFSGSLSYIFNNFSVRNDQFSTIIGEAMEKGFTEPDPREDLSGNDVARKLLILARELDLINEFSDINIQNLIPEDLLAVDKNEFISRLEELDAEYQKIKDNQEPDHVLRYVGDLHGDLQEEKGQLDVKLVSVPASSALGQLKGSDSIFEIYTESYGENPIVIMGAGAGAQVTARGVFGDILRVSETK; encoded by the coding sequence ATGAAAAATGCTAACGAAATAAAATTTTTAAAAAACAGATCAATCATCAAATTTGAAGGAGAAGATTTCTTAGGAGAAATCGGTATTGACGGAAGAATTTTTAAAGCACTTACTTTGGCGAGAATCAGTGTTGGGGTAATTTCCCAGCAAGCAATCGAAAACGGACTTTCGATTCTTGTCCACGAAAATGATTCTGAAAAAGCAGTGAATTGTCTGATCGATGAATTTGAAGCAGAAAGAAAGTCAGGGAAAGTATCCCAGATTTACAGTATTAACAATGTTTCTGTTTTAGGATTTGTCGCTGAAGATCTTAATAAAGTACTTACTGAGCTGGCGAGAAATAATGTTTTTCCTTTGCTGCTTAACCAGATAGCGAGTGAAAAGCGGGTCAATATTGTGGTGACTTCATCTCAGGATGAAAAAACTAAAAATATCATTGAATCTGAAATTTCTAAGAAACCTAAAACAGTTCATTTAGCCATTATTGGGCACGGAAATGTTGGAAAAACATTAATTGACCAGGTGTTAGAATCTTCAGAAGAAATTAAGCGACGTAAGAAAATTGATCTTAAAGTGGTAGCAGTGGCTAACTCGAGAAAGATTGCATTTAATAAAAAAGGTTTTGATAACAATTGGAATGATGAGGTCTCTGTAGCAGAGCATCCATCCAATGTAGAAGAGCTGATTAGTTTTTCAAAAGAAAACCAGTTGGAAAATCTAATTGTAGTGGATAATACAGCAAGTAAAGATTTTGTTAAAAACTATCATGCCTTGGCTGAAAACGGATTCGATCTGGTGTCTTCCAATAAAATTTTCAATACTCTCCCGATTGAAGAATACCGTAAACTAAGATATACGTTGAATAAAAACAACAGACGTTACCTGTATGAAACTAACGTTGGAGCAGGATTGCCTTTGATTGATACCATCAAATTATTACACCTTTCAGGAGAGAATATTACAAGAATAAAAGGAGTGTTCTCCGGTTCTTTGAGCTATATTTTTAATAATTTTTCTGTGAGAAATGATCAGTTTTCAACCATCATCGGCGAGGCTATGGAAAAAGGTTTTACGGAACCGGATCCACGTGAAGATCTTTCTGGAAATGATGTGGCAAGAAAACTCTTGATTCTGGCAAGAGAACTGGATCTTATCAATGAGTTCAGTGATATTAATATCCAAAATCTTATTCCGGAAGACCTTTTGGCAGTAGATAAAAATGAATTTATTTCAAGATTGGAAGAGCTTGATGCAGAATACCAGAAGATAAAGGATAATCAGGAACCGGATCATGTATTACGTTATGTAGGTGATTTACATGGTGATTTACAGGAAGAAAAAGGGCAGCTTGATGTAAAACTAGTCTCTGTTCCTGCCAGCTCTGCATTGGGACAATTGAAAGGATCAGATTCAATTTTTGAGATCTATACGGAAAGCTATGGTGAAAATCCAATTGTTATCATGGGAGCCGGAGCCGGAGCGCAGGTGACAGCTAGAGGAGTTTTCGGTGATATTTTAAGAGTAAGTGAAACTAAATAA
- the metF gene encoding methylenetetrahydrofolate reductase [NAD(P)H], with the protein MKITEHIRKANGKTLFSLEVVPPQKGIGIEDLYKNIDPLMEFKPPFIDVTTSREEYIYLDKGNGLMERRITRMRPGTLGICAAIQHKYNVDTVPHLLCGGFTKEETEYLLVDCMYLGIENIMALRGDAMKGHQYFEATPGGHESAMDLVHQINDLGRGKYLHNEDQICDELNKFCIGVAGYPEKHIEAPSMNYDLKWLKQKVDAGADYIVTQMFFDNKKFIEFVQKAREMGITIPIIPGIKPIATKKHLKLLPQVFKIDLPEELINEVESAKNNEVVRQIGIEWAINQCRELLDFGVPVLHFYSMGKSDNIKKVAGELF; encoded by the coding sequence ATGAAGATTACAGAACATATCAGAAAGGCAAATGGAAAAACTTTATTCTCTTTAGAGGTTGTTCCGCCACAAAAAGGGATCGGAATTGAAGACCTGTATAAGAATATAGATCCCTTAATGGAATTTAAACCACCTTTTATTGACGTAACCACCTCACGGGAAGAGTATATCTATCTGGATAAAGGAAATGGTTTAATGGAACGCAGAATCACGAGAATGCGTCCCGGAACGCTTGGGATATGTGCCGCGATTCAGCATAAATATAATGTAGATACAGTACCCCATTTGCTTTGTGGAGGCTTTACAAAAGAAGAGACTGAATACCTTCTTGTAGATTGTATGTATTTGGGAATTGAAAATATTATGGCACTTCGTGGAGATGCTATGAAAGGGCATCAATATTTTGAGGCAACTCCCGGAGGACATGAAAGTGCGATGGATCTGGTGCATCAAATCAACGATCTCGGACGTGGAAAATATCTTCATAATGAAGATCAGATTTGTGATGAACTCAACAAATTCTGCATTGGAGTAGCCGGATATCCGGAGAAACATATAGAAGCCCCTTCCATGAATTACGATTTAAAATGGCTGAAACAGAAAGTAGATGCCGGAGCAGATTATATTGTAACCCAGATGTTTTTCGATAATAAAAAATTTATTGAATTTGTTCAAAAGGCAAGAGAGATGGGAATCACCATACCTATCATTCCCGGGATTAAACCTATTGCTACGAAGAAACATTTAAAGCTTTTACCACAAGTATTTAAAATTGATTTACCTGAAGAATTGATTAATGAAGTTGAAAGTGCTAAAAACAATGAGGTGGTGAGACAGATAGGAATAGAGTGGGCGATTAATCAATGCAGAGAATTGCTTGATTTCGGAGTTCCTGTTTTACATTTCTATTCAATGGGAAAAAGTGATAATATAAAGAAAGTGGCAGGTGAGCTGTTCTAA
- a CDS encoding fatty acid desaturase family protein, which translates to MEKPSYLKSTEDTKLFNELRKKVNQRVENISENRDIYVQIKAVLLPLVYIGLYAFALINSEKSWIYILSFILMGITLVLIYLNLIHEAAHNNIFKNKKLNGMVLQIFDFVGANSYIWKKRHIASHHAYPNVDGWDTDIEQSGLLLIIPWIKAKGIQKYQHLFFFLVYPLYLFNWMFIRDFRDFFDNNRVILKTQGAIPVVEKVKMVAYKLFYFFYQIVVPVLFFKVSIGLALGAWFLQIITASIFALFVLLPLHPLPDNAFPKLDKENGLPFSWIRHQLEVTNDLSNNNWLIRNVLGNFNFHVAHHLFPNYSYMYYNEITEEIEEFAKEHGLAYKRFPIFTALGKHVDLLRQNANNAYYILEE; encoded by the coding sequence ATGGAAAAGCCTAGTTATTTAAAGAGTACAGAAGATACAAAGCTTTTTAACGAATTGAGAAAAAAGGTGAACCAACGAGTTGAAAATATTTCTGAGAACAGAGATATTTATGTTCAGATTAAAGCTGTTTTATTGCCCCTTGTTTACATTGGGCTTTACGCTTTTGCCTTAATTAATTCTGAAAAATCATGGATTTACATTTTAAGTTTCATTCTAATGGGAATCACTTTAGTTTTGATTTATCTGAATTTAATTCACGAAGCGGCACATAATAACATATTCAAAAATAAAAAACTAAATGGGATGGTTCTGCAAATTTTTGATTTTGTGGGAGCTAATTCTTATATCTGGAAAAAAAGACATATTGCAAGCCATCACGCATACCCTAATGTAGACGGATGGGATACGGATATTGAACAGAGTGGATTGTTGCTGATTATTCCATGGATTAAAGCAAAAGGGATTCAAAAATACCAGCATTTGTTTTTCTTTTTGGTATATCCGTTATACTTATTTAATTGGATGTTTATCAGAGATTTCAGGGATTTTTTTGATAATAATAGGGTGATTTTAAAAACCCAGGGTGCCATTCCGGTAGTTGAAAAAGTGAAAATGGTGGCTTATAAACTGTTTTATTTCTTTTACCAGATTGTCGTTCCTGTTCTGTTTTTTAAAGTATCGATAGGCCTGGCGTTGGGAGCGTGGTTTTTGCAGATAATCACTGCAAGTATTTTTGCATTATTTGTTTTATTACCATTACATCCGCTTCCGGATAATGCCTTCCCTAAATTAGATAAGGAAAATGGGCTTCCATTCAGTTGGATCAGACACCAATTGGAAGTCACCAATGATTTGTCCAATAACAATTGGCTGATCAGAAATGTACTGGGAAATTTCAATTTTCATGTAGCGCATCATCTATTCCCCAATTACAGTTATATGTACTATAATGAGATTACGGAGGAAATAGAAGAGTTTGCGAAAGAACATGGGTTAGCATATAAAAGATTTCCAATTTTTACAGCCTTGGGCAAGCATGTGGACTTGCTGAGGCAGAATGCAAATAATGCATATTACATTTTAGAAGAATAA
- the metH gene encoding methionine synthase — translation MKYLRLSGLEPLIITPESNFINVGERTNVAGSKKFLRLIKEEKFSEALDIARHQVEGGAQILDVNFDDGLIDGKASMIKFLNLIASEPDIARIPIMVDSSKWEILEAGLQVAQGKCVVNSISLKGGEEEFIKQAKAIKRYGAAVIVMAFDELGQADTLDRRIEISKRSYDILVNQLQFPAEDIIFDLNIFPVATGMDEHRRNALDFIDATRWVRQNLPYASVSGGVSNVSFSFRGNDTVREAMHSVFLYHAIQAGMNMGIVNPAMLEVYDEINKELLELVENVILDKREDATERLLDYSEKHRSVKKEKVEDLEWRKKTLQERITHALVKGIDRFIEEDVEEARKEAAKPLHVIEINLMTGMGVVGDLFGSGKMFLPQVVKSARVMKKAVAYLQPYIEAEKDGSRPANGKILMATVKGDVHDIGKNIVSVVLGCNNYEIVDLGVMVPAEKIIQTAIEQKVDVIGLSGLITPSLDEMVYIAAELERQNLDFPLLIGGATTSKAHTAVKIDLKYKNAVVHVNDASRAVNVVSSLLGDRNKEYVDDLKSEYSDFREKFLNRQVDKEYVSIEEARKNHFKIDWENEEIFTPNNIGVQVFQDQDLYELVPFIDWSPFFRSWDLHGKYPNILEDEVVGVQAKELFKDAQVILKKILDEKLLTAKAIFGVFKANANESDDIIILDENNQEQAKFLTLRQQLQKSKGKEYLALSDFIAPQKSGKTDYMGAFCVTTGFGTDELAEEYEKANDDYNAIMVKALADRFAEAYAEFLHKKVRTEYWGYAKQEDLTNEDLIAEKYKGVRPAPGYPACPDHLEKKTIWDLLKVEENIGVYLTESLAMFPTASVSGYYFGSPHAKYFGLGKITEDQLKDYAGRRGCSIQEARKWLSPNLAD, via the coding sequence ATGAAATATTTAAGATTGTCAGGCCTTGAGCCTCTTATCATAACACCGGAGAGTAATTTCATCAACGTTGGTGAAAGAACTAATGTTGCGGGGTCTAAAAAATTTTTAAGATTAATTAAAGAGGAGAAATTCTCTGAAGCATTGGATATTGCACGTCATCAGGTTGAAGGTGGTGCACAGATTCTTGATGTTAATTTTGATGATGGGTTAATCGATGGAAAGGCTTCCATGATTAAATTTCTTAACCTGATCGCTTCTGAGCCCGATATTGCAAGAATTCCAATTATGGTAGACTCTTCCAAATGGGAAATTCTTGAAGCCGGACTTCAGGTTGCACAAGGAAAGTGTGTTGTAAATTCCATCAGTTTAAAAGGTGGGGAAGAAGAATTTATAAAACAAGCCAAAGCGATTAAGAGATATGGTGCTGCCGTTATTGTGATGGCTTTTGATGAGTTGGGACAAGCGGATACATTAGATCGAAGAATAGAAATTTCAAAAAGATCTTATGATATCCTTGTCAACCAGCTCCAGTTCCCGGCTGAAGATATTATTTTCGATTTAAATATTTTTCCGGTAGCTACGGGAATGGATGAGCATAGAAGAAATGCTCTGGACTTTATTGATGCTACCAGGTGGGTGAGACAGAATTTACCTTATGCCTCTGTGAGTGGCGGAGTCAGTAATGTTTCTTTTTCTTTCCGTGGAAATGATACAGTGAGGGAAGCGATGCACTCTGTTTTCTTATATCACGCAATCCAGGCCGGAATGAATATGGGGATTGTAAACCCTGCTATGTTGGAGGTATATGATGAGATTAATAAAGAGCTGTTAGAGCTTGTAGAAAATGTTATTCTTGATAAGAGAGAAGATGCAACAGAGCGACTTCTCGATTATTCTGAAAAACATAGATCTGTAAAAAAGGAAAAAGTTGAAGATTTAGAGTGGAGAAAAAAAACTTTACAGGAAAGAATCACTCATGCTTTAGTAAAAGGAATTGACCGTTTTATTGAAGAAGATGTTGAAGAAGCACGAAAAGAAGCGGCGAAGCCATTGCACGTTATTGAAATCAATTTGATGACGGGGATGGGAGTGGTAGGAGATTTATTTGGAAGCGGAAAGATGTTTCTTCCGCAAGTAGTAAAATCTGCAAGGGTTATGAAAAAAGCCGTTGCCTATTTACAGCCTTATATCGAAGCTGAAAAAGACGGATCCAGGCCGGCGAATGGTAAAATACTTATGGCCACAGTTAAAGGGGATGTTCATGATATTGGTAAAAATATTGTGAGTGTTGTACTGGGTTGTAATAATTATGAAATTGTAGATCTGGGGGTAATGGTTCCGGCTGAAAAAATTATTCAGACAGCTATTGAACAAAAAGTGGATGTTATCGGATTAAGTGGCTTGATTACGCCGAGTCTGGACGAAATGGTTTATATCGCTGCAGAACTTGAAAGACAAAACCTGGACTTTCCTCTATTGATAGGAGGAGCAACGACATCTAAAGCCCATACTGCTGTGAAAATAGATTTAAAATACAAAAATGCTGTCGTTCACGTTAATGATGCTTCCCGAGCTGTAAATGTAGTAAGTTCTTTGCTTGGAGATCGTAATAAAGAATACGTAGACGACCTAAAAAGCGAATATTCTGATTTCCGTGAAAAATTCCTGAACAGACAGGTAGATAAAGAATATGTTTCTATTGAAGAGGCCCGAAAAAACCATTTTAAAATAGATTGGGAGAACGAAGAGATTTTTACTCCGAACAACATCGGAGTACAGGTTTTTCAGGATCAGGATTTATATGAACTGGTACCTTTTATCGATTGGTCTCCTTTTTTCAGAAGCTGGGATCTCCATGGAAAGTACCCAAACATTCTTGAAGATGAGGTAGTAGGCGTACAAGCCAAAGAGCTTTTTAAAGATGCCCAGGTGATTTTGAAAAAAATTCTTGATGAAAAGCTATTGACAGCCAAAGCTATTTTTGGTGTTTTTAAAGCTAATGCTAATGAAAGTGATGATATTATCATCCTTGATGAGAACAACCAGGAACAAGCTAAGTTTTTGACCTTAAGACAACAGCTTCAGAAATCCAAAGGAAAGGAATACCTGGCATTGAGTGATTTTATTGCTCCTCAAAAATCCGGTAAAACAGATTATATGGGGGCTTTCTGTGTTACGACAGGTTTTGGAACTGATGAACTAGCAGAAGAATATGAAAAAGCCAATGATGATTATAATGCCATTATGGTAAAAGCACTTGCAGACAGATTTGCAGAAGCTTACGCCGAATTTTTGCATAAAAAAGTAAGAACGGAATATTGGGGATATGCCAAGCAGGAAGACTTGACCAACGAAGACCTCATTGCAGAAAAATATAAAGGAGTACGTCCAGCGCCAGGATATCCGGCCTGCCCAGATCATTTAGAAAAGAAAACGATCTGGGATCTTTTAAAAGTGGAAGAAAATATTGGAGTTTATCTTACAGAAAGTTTAGCCATGTTTCCAACAGCATCCGTATCAGGATATTATTTTGGAAGTCCACATGCAAAATATTTCGGGCTGGGAAAAATAACAGAAGATCAATTGAAAGACTATGCCGGAAGAAGAGGTTGTAGCATCCAGGAAGCCAGGAAATGGCTATCACCTAATTTAGCAGATTAA
- a CDS encoding DUF7683 domain-containing protein, with protein sequence MGLARVIQEFSKEEEEEVLHKEYELEITSTQLLEELGNLILNEDDYKDEIYDQYSLTQLQVQKLKPFLKELLKEDFEKYTYELGCYEEE encoded by the coding sequence ATGGGACTAGCAAGAGTTATTCAAGAATTTAGTAAAGAAGAAGAAGAAGAAGTTCTTCATAAAGAATATGAATTAGAAATTACATCAACACAGCTACTAGAAGAACTAGGCAATTTAATTCTTAACGAAGATGATTATAAAGATGAAATTTATGATCAATATAGTTTAACACAGCTACAAGTTCAAAAACTAAAACCTTTTTTAAAGGAATTACTAAAGGAAGATTTTGAAAAATATACGTACGAGCTAGGTTGTTATGAAGAAGAATAA